DNA from Bradyrhizobium diazoefficiens USDA 110:
ATGTCGGTACCTCGATGATTTCACTTGATGTCGGCGCCTGAGCGGCGGTGGAATTTTTCGTCAGTCCCGTACAATCCTGCAGCAAGGATGCGATGGGATCCGGTCCCGGATAGGCGAGCAGGATGCTCATCCCGCTCGGGCCAATGTCGATACCGGCGCTGTCGGCCTCAATGAAGATGGCCTCTCCGACGGTCACGTTCGCCCGTCCGATGCGCCCCTTCCCGTCGATCACGAGGAGCCAGGCTTCCCGATCGGTATCGAGCTCCCAATGCGAATTGGCTTGAAGATCGATCCGCTCGAGCACGAAAGGCGAGCTCGCGACGAGAACCGTACGACCGTCGGTGAGACGCCGCGGAGGCAATTGCGTTGGCGGCGGCCAGGCATCGGAGGCGGCCACGGCACTGTCCTCATGCAGCTCGCGCTGCCGGCCAAAATCGAACAGACGGAATGTCGTATCGCTCTGCTGCTGAATCTCGGCGAGCACGATATTGGCGCCGATGGCGTGGATCGTGCCGCCGGGAACGAAGATGACGTCGCCTGGCGCGGCAGGACGCCATTGCACATGGCCCGCAATCGAGCCGTCCCTGATTGCCGCGCGCAATGCCTGCGGCGTGAGTTTCCGCTTCAACCCCAGCGCAACCCGCGCGCCCGGCGGCGCCGACAGGATGTACCACGCCTCGGTCTTCCCGTTCGGCAAGCCGATGGCGTGTGCGAATTCGTCATTCGGGTGAACCTGGATCGACAAGGGCTGGCTGGTGAACAGCAGCTTGAGCAGGAGCGCCGGGCTGGGCGCACGC
Protein-coding regions in this window:
- a CDS encoding class I mannose-6-phosphate isomerase; translation: MTIEHAAVEIARKPWGRVDLRPWSSIDASADPVGELRLGRIDKRAPSPALLLKLLFTSQPLSIQVHPNDEFAHAIGLPNGKTEAWYILSAPPGARVALGLKRKLTPQALRAAIRDGSIAGHVQWRPAAPGDVIFVPGGTIHAIGANIVLAEIQQQSDTTFRLFDFGRQRELHEDSAVAASDAWPPPTQLPPRRLTDGRTVLVASSPFVLERIDLQANSHWELDTDREAWLLVIDGKGRIGRANVTVGEAIFIEADSAGIDIGPSGMSILLAYPGPDPIASLLQDCTGLTKNSTAAQAPTSSEIIEVPT